One stretch of Leptospira mtsangambouensis DNA includes these proteins:
- a CDS encoding LIC_10705 family lipoprotein, producing MKTILVILLGTFTFFGCYADSKNGYTYGIPSDQLSTYLFFFVVPNLDFNQFCPPTEQIPILEPGTYSRYMAAGDTFIFDNRARFTQTAPAGETRFFTFTIQESPGQNIKLTSPACGDSSYESPSYGDSGLSGQMETVYIELRTPPFSAKRSSFFTKLKAVSVSGNISITTPTAADPENAH from the coding sequence ATGAAGACCATCTTAGTCATATTACTAGGCACATTTACTTTTTTCGGTTGTTATGCGGATTCAAAAAATGGCTACACGTATGGAATTCCCAGTGACCAATTATCCACGTATCTATTTTTCTTTGTGGTTCCCAATTTGGACTTTAACCAATTCTGTCCACCAACCGAACAAATTCCTATTTTAGAACCTGGAACATACAGTCGTTATATGGCAGCAGGAGATACTTTTATTTTTGATAACCGAGCAAGGTTTACACAGACGGCTCCTGCTGGAGAGACTAGATTTTTTACTTTTACAATTCAGGAAAGTCCAGGACAGAATATCAAACTAACTTCACCAGCTTGTGGAGATAGTTCCTATGAATCACCATCTTATGGCGATTCTGGACTATCAGGACAAATGGAAACAGTCTATATCGAATTACGAACTCCTCCTTTTTCAGCCAAACGATCATCTTTTTTCACGAAGCTTAAGGCGGTTTCTGTATCCGGAAATATTTCAATTACAACACCGACGGCAGCAGATCCAGAAAATGCCCATTAA
- the loa22 gene encoding OmpA family outer membrane lipoprotein Loa22: MMKKGFFLSLILLAGLSLSLTNCSSSEEKETPKDTTSTMGTTSTVSSRDLNAALLDEINVALKDYRYPDGVRRRGFSYKQADIQAEDFKTWAKDNVSYIKDALAKLPEGYALEVTGHADASGPEEAEGAKKGNGYYSQIRSDAVKDALVKQGIPADRIVTKASGSSKPISGFDEKDAINRRVTFQVVSK, encoded by the coding sequence CTGATGAAAAAAGGATTTTTTTTAAGCCTCATCCTCCTCGCAGGTCTTTCGCTTTCATTAACGAATTGTTCGTCTTCTGAAGAAAAAGAAACTCCGAAAGACACAACTTCCACTATGGGAACAACATCCACTGTATCTTCCAGAGATCTCAATGCAGCTCTTTTGGATGAAATCAATGTAGCACTCAAAGACTACCGTTATCCAGATGGTGTTCGTCGCAGAGGTTTTAGCTACAAACAAGCGGACATCCAAGCAGAAGATTTCAAAACTTGGGCAAAAGACAACGTTTCTTACATCAAAGACGCTCTTGCAAAACTTCCTGAAGGATACGCTTTAGAAGTAACTGGTCATGCGGATGCATCTGGTCCAGAAGAAGCAGAAGGTGCTAAAAAAGGAAACGGATACTATTCACAAATTCGTTCTGATGCTGTGAAAGATGCTCTAGTAAAACAAGGAATTCCTGCTGACAGAATCGTTACAAAAGCTTCCGGTTCTTCTAAGCCAATTTCTGGTTTTGATGAAAAAGACGCGATCAACCGTCGTGTGACTTTCCAAGTCGTTTCTAAATAA
- a CDS encoding RluA family pseudouridine synthase: MQIFVTVSEDYDQSRLDVFLKDNAGDDLSRSTVQKWIDSGFVTNKTKEQLVHKNGYKVTVGEEYVVDVIARPPSRLEPIPMDIPVLYDEDEFMVIHKKAGIACHSGPGDDQPSLVNGLLHQFKNLSATGGERRPGIVHRLDKPTEGVLIIAKTDRAHAALSKMFQDRLVEKTYYAWVLQAPVESEGTINLPIGRHPVERVKMCVREDGRMAVTHYQTEKIVQTQTGRKFSLMKLGLETGRTHQIRVHMAKVGCPVVGDTLYSRSAKDYTQYGLLLFAKRLEFPHPFIADKRILVELDFPERFKTFERKCPSY, from the coding sequence ATGCAAATATTTGTAACCGTTTCCGAAGATTATGACCAAAGTCGCCTGGATGTCTTTCTAAAAGACAATGCCGGAGACGATCTCAGCCGTTCTACTGTTCAAAAGTGGATTGATTCTGGATTTGTGACAAACAAAACCAAAGAGCAACTTGTCCATAAAAATGGATATAAAGTGACCGTTGGCGAAGAATATGTCGTGGATGTGATCGCAAGACCACCCTCAAGACTCGAACCCATCCCCATGGACATTCCTGTTCTCTATGACGAGGACGAATTTATGGTTATCCATAAGAAAGCCGGGATTGCTTGCCATAGTGGGCCTGGAGACGACCAACCTTCTCTTGTGAATGGACTCCTCCACCAATTTAAAAATCTTTCGGCTACCGGTGGTGAACGTCGTCCAGGGATTGTCCATCGTTTAGACAAACCCACAGAAGGTGTTCTCATCATTGCCAAAACCGATCGTGCCCATGCTGCCCTTTCCAAAATGTTCCAAGATAGGTTAGTTGAAAAAACTTATTACGCTTGGGTCCTCCAAGCTCCAGTGGAATCAGAAGGAACGATCAATCTACCGATTGGCCGTCATCCCGTGGAACGAGTGAAGATGTGCGTGAGAGAAGATGGAAGGATGGCCGTCACCCATTACCAAACTGAAAAAATTGTCCAAACACAAACAGGGCGTAAATTTAGTTTGATGAAACTAGGGCTTGAAACAGGTCGTACCCACCAAATCCGTGTTCATATGGCGAAGGTGGGTTGTCCCGTTGTGGGAGATACTTTGTATTCTCGTTCGGCAAAAGATTATACCCAATATGGACTTTTGCTTTTTGCGAAACGATTGGAGTTCCCTCATCCCTTTATTGCCGACAAACGAATCTTAGTGGAATTAGATTTTCCAGAACGATTCAAAACGTTTGAAAGGAAATGTCCAAGTTACTAA
- a CDS encoding TerC family protein, with translation MEILSDPSVWFALLTLTALEIVLGIDNIIFISILSSRLPKTKQKSARQIGLLLAMFTRILLLFSLSLIMKLTNPILTILNHSISGRDLILIFGGLFLIAKSTTEIHHKLEGESELGEESTKRVSFSKVIIQIMILDIVFSLDSVITAVGMTDQLGVMIVAVVLSVGFMLLSSGSISDFVDRHPTIKILALSFLILIGVALLGEGFELHIPKGYIYFAMCFSVIVEFLNMKLRSKPEKPVALKGKF, from the coding sequence ATAGAAATTCTCTCCGATCCCTCAGTATGGTTTGCACTATTGACACTGACTGCTTTGGAAATTGTCCTTGGCATCGACAATATCATCTTTATCTCCATCCTCTCCTCTCGATTGCCAAAAACCAAACAAAAGTCAGCAAGGCAAATTGGCCTCTTACTTGCCATGTTCACTCGTATCCTTTTGTTATTTTCTCTTTCACTGATTATGAAACTCACAAATCCAATCTTAACGATTCTGAACCATTCCATCAGTGGCCGTGATCTCATTTTGATTTTTGGAGGACTCTTTTTAATTGCTAAGTCTACCACAGAGATTCATCACAAACTAGAAGGAGAATCTGAGTTAGGTGAAGAATCAACCAAACGAGTTTCATTTTCAAAAGTCATCATTCAAATAATGATTCTTGACATTGTATTTTCTTTGGACTCAGTGATCACTGCAGTGGGAATGACAGACCAATTAGGAGTGATGATTGTTGCCGTTGTTCTATCTGTAGGATTTATGTTATTATCTAGTGGAAGTATTTCTGATTTTGTCGACAGACATCCAACTATCAAAATTTTAGCTTTAAGTTTTTTAATTTTGATTGGAGTGGCTTTACTTGGAGAAGGATTTGAATTACACATTCCGAAAGGGTACATTTACTTTGCGATGTGTTTTTCAGTGATTGTTGAATTCTTAAATATGAAACTCCGTTCCAAACCGGAAAAACCAGTCGCATTAAAAGGAAAATTCTAA
- a CDS encoding DUF1569 domain-containing protein: MKRKEFIKRSALLYTALQFPVQSESKQDEDKSTQTKVSPWLEADDLADLRVLLVGLQSDPKGIQIAGNWSPGKVFTHCAQSIEYSLNGYPEMKSSLFRGSVGKIAFSVFAFKNKMNHGLEEPIPGAEEISNATELKVGITRLIKAIDDFSKTKESSLRPHFAYGELTKEEYDVAHSLHIKNHMERVLL; this comes from the coding sequence ATGAAACGAAAAGAGTTTATCAAACGATCTGCCTTGTTGTATACCGCACTCCAATTTCCTGTACAAAGTGAATCCAAACAGGATGAGGACAAATCCACTCAAACAAAAGTCTCTCCTTGGTTGGAAGCGGATGACCTTGCTGACCTTCGCGTTTTACTCGTCGGATTACAATCCGATCCCAAAGGAATTCAAATTGCTGGAAACTGGAGTCCTGGAAAAGTTTTCACCCATTGTGCCCAAAGCATTGAGTATTCACTGAATGGGTATCCTGAAATGAAATCATCTCTCTTCCGAGGTTCTGTCGGAAAAATTGCATTTTCTGTATTTGCTTTTAAAAATAAAATGAATCATGGTTTAGAAGAACCCATTCCCGGCGCGGAGGAAATTTCCAATGCCACTGAATTAAAAGTTGGGATCACAAGGCTCATCAAAGCCATCGATGATTTTTCCAAAACAAAAGAGTCTTCTCTACGACCTCATTTTGCTTATGGTGAACTCACAAAAGAAGAATATGATGTAGCACATAGCCTTCATATCAAAAATCACATGGAACGAGTGTTACTCTAA
- a CDS encoding hybrid sensor histidine kinase/response regulator — protein MILRVFFSSIQKSFWDLLIFCRYPLIFAVVIIGTASCRFDAYPTLLAKDGVLDARVADFSGETINLTGNWEFYWNEFLDPTTELPNHKSYLKVGVPWFSQENEDGELYPSFGFATYRLTVLLPDNTSENEPFAISVPVLHSAYQIYVNGKLVGENGTIAKSAEQHRPSFHSKIIPLTGVSKKINLVIHISNFSHKYAGIHGIIRLGKLQNIISIWNVNFTISWIIMIFMLFLSIYHALVYFINRSERNALRMTFVYLGILILSSTLIETRVLFNLLSDDYCMALFRFSRIGFVLVLYFGGYVVLNLAQMRFFKRILVLLKLYTLSFLAVVLLTPVSYLSKLSFYFEFTSVVFVFLGLFSVSLALYFQRKESRLYFFSLLLAIIGGLIDIFLITNPNFGYRPLGLVSLYLFIFPQTLGVTLGLVRVYKRSETLSKELYKRKEALEKKVKARTMELEKANRWKANFVSLISHDLRSPLNSVNQILDVIDFSFSETTEEEKKKFLEICKTGVTQSLRMLEQLLDVSRFDAFGTKLIQTRFCVNELLNEIIESVEPLATLKGIRIQKDTPIQAEIIADRTLIGEVFKNILTNSIKYSYLNSEVWVGLSYKGKWLSAEIRDRGLGMSEEQIHRLTGEETIKSMPGTAGERGTGLGLQLCTNILEAHFGKLRIKSVLGVGSAFEISLSKSTKSVLLVDDSGNFRSDLAEVMRRNQWIVIEAGNGEEALSHLSRITPSLIITDLHMPGMNGISLIHEWEGRRNQNQKIPIILVSSDAPLSGGDKFLEEEGLETIVSAYYSKMYKAEDLCQQIEAILE, from the coding sequence ATGATTCTCAGAGTATTCTTCTCATCCATCCAAAAATCTTTCTGGGACTTACTTATTTTTTGTAGATATCCCTTAATTTTCGCAGTTGTCATCATTGGCACCGCCTCCTGCCGGTTTGACGCCTACCCAACCTTACTGGCAAAAGATGGTGTTTTGGATGCGAGAGTCGCAGACTTTTCAGGGGAAACGATAAACCTGACTGGGAATTGGGAATTTTATTGGAATGAGTTTTTGGATCCCACCACGGAGTTACCGAATCACAAATCTTATCTTAAAGTAGGTGTTCCTTGGTTTTCCCAAGAGAATGAAGATGGGGAATTGTATCCAAGTTTTGGTTTTGCCACCTATCGCCTAACAGTTCTTTTGCCGGACAATACTTCTGAAAATGAACCTTTTGCCATTTCGGTTCCTGTATTGCATAGTGCGTATCAAATTTATGTGAACGGAAAATTGGTTGGTGAAAATGGAACCATTGCAAAATCCGCAGAACAACACAGACCTTCTTTTCATTCCAAAATTATTCCTCTCACTGGAGTCTCCAAAAAAATAAACCTGGTCATTCATATTTCCAATTTCTCTCATAAGTATGCAGGGATACATGGAATCATTCGATTAGGAAAACTTCAAAACATCATAAGTATATGGAATGTAAATTTTACAATTTCTTGGATCATTATGATCTTCATGTTGTTTCTTTCCATCTATCATGCCTTGGTTTATTTTATCAATCGTTCAGAAAGAAATGCACTTCGTATGACCTTTGTTTATTTGGGGATTCTCATTCTCTCTTCCACATTGATTGAAACAAGAGTTTTGTTTAATCTTCTTTCAGATGATTATTGTATGGCATTGTTTCGATTTTCTCGAATTGGATTTGTTTTGGTTTTATACTTCGGTGGTTATGTTGTTCTTAATTTAGCACAAATGCGTTTTTTCAAACGAATCTTGGTTTTGCTAAAACTGTATACATTGAGTTTTTTAGCCGTAGTTCTATTGACTCCGGTTTCTTATCTTTCGAAACTTTCCTTTTATTTCGAGTTTACTTCTGTTGTGTTTGTATTTTTGGGACTGTTTTCTGTCTCTCTTGCTCTTTATTTCCAACGAAAAGAAAGTAGATTGTATTTCTTTAGTTTGTTACTAGCCATTATCGGTGGCCTAATCGACATTTTTTTAATAACAAATCCTAATTTTGGATATAGGCCACTTGGACTTGTTTCTTTATATTTGTTTATTTTTCCGCAAACATTGGGTGTGACTTTAGGGTTAGTTCGTGTTTATAAAAGATCCGAAACCTTATCAAAAGAATTATATAAACGAAAAGAAGCCCTCGAAAAAAAAGTAAAAGCACGTACGATGGAATTGGAAAAGGCAAATCGTTGGAAGGCAAACTTCGTTTCTTTAATTTCGCATGACTTACGTTCGCCTCTGAATAGTGTGAATCAAATTTTGGATGTAATCGATTTTAGTTTTAGCGAAACAACCGAAGAAGAAAAAAAGAAATTTTTAGAAATTTGTAAAACAGGCGTCACACAATCTCTTCGTATGTTGGAACAATTATTGGATGTAAGTCGGTTTGATGCCTTTGGAACCAAACTCATTCAAACTCGGTTTTGTGTGAACGAACTACTGAACGAAATTATTGAATCAGTAGAACCATTGGCCACACTCAAAGGGATTCGAATCCAAAAAGACACTCCCATCCAAGCAGAAATCATTGCTGACCGCACTTTGATTGGCGAAGTATTTAAAAATATCCTTACCAATTCTATTAAGTATTCTTATCTGAATTCGGAAGTTTGGGTTGGTCTTTCTTATAAAGGGAAATGGCTTTCTGCAGAAATTCGGGACCGGGGTTTAGGAATGAGTGAAGAACAAATCCACCGGCTCACCGGCGAAGAAACAATAAAAAGTATGCCAGGTACTGCAGGAGAACGTGGTACGGGGCTTGGTTTACAATTATGTACAAATATTTTGGAAGCACACTTTGGAAAACTTCGAATTAAATCAGTTTTAGGTGTTGGTTCTGCCTTTGAGATTTCTTTATCAAAAAGCACAAAATCTGTGTTACTTGTAGATGATTCTGGTAATTTTAGATCAGACCTAGCTGAGGTTATGCGAAGAAATCAATGGATTGTGATTGAAGCTGGAAATGGGGAAGAAGCTTTGTCACATTTATCAAGAATCACTCCAAGCCTTATCATTACCGATTTGCATATGCCTGGAATGAATGGGATTTCATTAATTCACGAGTGGGAAGGGCGTCGTAACCAAAACCAAAAAATACCCATCATCTTAGTCAGTTCGGATGCCCCGCTTTCCGGCGGTGATAAGTTTTTGGAAGAAGAAGGTTTAGAAACCATAGTTTCTGCTTATTATTCCAAAATGTATAAGGCAGAGGACCTCTGCCAACAAATAGAAGCGATTTTAGAGTAA
- a CDS encoding response regulator transcription factor: protein MESIKIAILEDHSVVTEGIISILKSNPFFSLAGEFRTAADLFHFLESNPIDILVLDIDLPDRNGIDVLREIKEKHQPTKVIIFSLHGSRVYVEDAIKAKADGYMLKSDPISKLPEVITLVMKGGSFISEGVSKVQLPFSAFQMEILNLLVQGLSQNEVADRIQKSRKTVEYHLNQMRTKFSCKNNNELISKYEKEIQK from the coding sequence GTGGAATCCATAAAAATTGCCATCTTAGAAGATCATTCCGTTGTCACTGAAGGAATCATATCTATCCTGAAATCCAATCCTTTCTTTTCTCTTGCCGGAGAATTTCGAACGGCAGCCGATTTGTTTCATTTTTTAGAATCGAATCCCATTGATATTTTGGTTTTAGACATCGATTTACCTGACCGAAATGGTATCGATGTATTGCGTGAAATTAAAGAAAAACACCAACCAACAAAAGTCATTATCTTTTCTTTACATGGAAGCCGTGTCTATGTAGAAGATGCCATCAAAGCCAAGGCTGATGGGTATATGTTAAAGTCAGATCCTATCTCCAAACTTCCCGAAGTCATTACACTTGTGATGAAAGGTGGTTCATTTATTTCCGAGGGAGTGAGCAAAGTACAACTTCCATTTTCTGCCTTTCAAATGGAAATTCTCAACCTACTCGTCCAAGGTTTATCTCAAAACGAAGTGGCAGATCGAATCCAAAAGTCTAGAAAAACTGTGGAATACCATCTCAACCAAATGCGGACAAAGTTTTCTTGTAAAAACAATAACGAGCTCATTTCCAAGTACGAAAAAGAAATACAAAAATAG
- a CDS encoding SixA phosphatase family protein, which yields MKQIYLLRHAKSEWDEPYDSDLDRSLSRRGKEQSKALRDYLKESRFEFDQCFVSPAERTLKTYSSLRKEILRFPKPELRESIYDAEKEDLLFLLQGLSPAVRSVCLVGHNPGLEDLGSSLLFGESEFSHFQKFPTAAFLGLSFSKDSWKDLSWGSCQLSVFWIPGQIGKE from the coding sequence ATGAAACAAATCTATTTACTTCGCCATGCCAAATCAGAATGGGATGAACCTTATGATTCTGATTTGGATCGCAGCCTTTCCCGCCGAGGGAAAGAACAATCCAAAGCCCTAAGAGATTATTTAAAAGAAAGTCGTTTTGAATTTGATCAATGTTTTGTCTCACCGGCAGAACGAACTTTAAAAACCTATTCTTCCCTTCGTAAAGAAATCCTTCGGTTCCCCAAACCTGAACTTCGCGAATCCATTTATGATGCTGAGAAAGAGGATCTCCTTTTTTTGCTACAAGGACTCTCCCCGGCCGTACGTTCCGTCTGTTTGGTCGGACACAATCCAGGGTTAGAGGACTTAGGAAGTTCCCTCCTGTTTGGTGAATCAGAGTTTTCTCACTTTCAGAAATTTCCGACGGCCGCATTTCTCGGCTTGAGTTTTTCAAAAGATTCATGGAAAGATCTTAGCTGGGGCAGTTGCCAATTGTCGGTATTCTGGATCCCCGGGCAAATAGGCAAAGAATGA
- the hpt gene encoding hypoxanthine phosphoribosyltransferase, which yields MKPLYSEERIHQRVEELAREISRDFLSKDLVVIGILNGGFIFTADLCRSIAIPHEVDFMAASSYGDSTSSGDLKITKELKHSVQNKSVLLVEDIVDTGKTLEYLLEEVGKQNPKDLRVAALFWKKSKANPHIPVDYPGFIIEDDFLVGYGLDYKGRFRNLPYVAKLEGTDSTL from the coding sequence ATGAAACCTTTATATTCAGAAGAACGAATCCACCAAAGGGTAGAAGAGCTCGCCAGAGAGATTTCTCGCGATTTCTTAAGTAAAGATTTAGTTGTGATTGGAATCCTAAACGGTGGATTTATTTTCACTGCTGACCTTTGCCGTAGCATTGCCATTCCGCACGAGGTCGACTTTATGGCAGCATCATCTTATGGAGATTCGACTTCATCTGGAGATTTAAAAATCACCAAAGAGCTAAAACATTCAGTTCAAAATAAATCAGTCCTTCTTGTGGAAGATATCGTAGATACAGGAAAAACTTTAGAATACTTGTTAGAAGAAGTAGGAAAACAAAACCCAAAAGACTTAAGAGTGGCTGCCCTCTTTTGGAAAAAATCAAAAGCTAATCCACACATTCCCGTTGATTATCCAGGATTTATCATCGAGGACGATTTTCTTGTGGGTTATGGTTTGGACTATAAAGGTAGATTTCGTAATCTACCTTATGTTGCAAAGTTGGAAGGTACGGATTCTACGCTTTAG